From Psychroflexus torquis ATCC 700755, the proteins below share one genomic window:
- a CDS encoding ATP-binding protein, whose amino-acid sequence MKENSLLDKKSLSIVTGSKSSLKELAKDCVCFANAQGGSIIIGIEDDSDMPPDGQVINDDLIEKINKSIPALTLNVGIMPLVKTADNGAQFIELQVFRTTQSVASTTDGRYYMRISDDCKPIPPEDLARLFSERNSFVWEEKVVKKILSSHCDAVKYLEFLKDIKESERISDFVKQMNPQEMMDYYFISKDGFLTNLGILWIGKRTDRATLHYPPSVQFIKYDEQENKVSKKLWDDHMLNPKELINSILKEIPDWNEFVEVSDGIFRKNVHNYEPEIIREIVANAFAHRNYTMRGDIFINLFHDRLEIHSPGLLPLGVTPENILTKSVQRNSLLAKLFYDLRLMEKEGSGYDKVYELLLGSGKQLPTVIEADDRVTVILKKQIVSKDVLKLMDKASQDLQLKQKEVIALGIVAQSQGISTLELSKILNISKPNGLQYWIGRLIDLDVVLTKGKTKGTFYYINPDFIRYTDFIEQTNLKRIEPHRLQELIYEDLKNYPESSISDINKRIGVEIKPRTLKDKIDDMVVGELVKKDGEKRWTIYSINIKG is encoded by the coding sequence ATGAAAGAAAACAGTCTTCTTGATAAAAAGTCATTATCTATTGTAACCGGCAGTAAGTCTAGCTTAAAAGAGTTGGCCAAAGATTGTGTCTGCTTTGCAAATGCACAAGGTGGTAGCATTATAATAGGAATAGAAGACGACAGTGACATGCCACCTGATGGGCAAGTGATTAACGATGATCTCATAGAAAAGATAAACAAGAGTATTCCAGCACTAACGCTTAATGTAGGTATTATGCCATTAGTAAAAACAGCAGATAACGGAGCTCAATTTATAGAACTTCAGGTTTTCCGTACAACACAAAGTGTTGCTAGTACTACGGACGGTAGATATTACATGCGTATATCTGATGATTGTAAACCAATTCCGCCAGAAGATTTAGCTCGGTTATTCTCTGAGAGAAACTCTTTTGTTTGGGAAGAAAAAGTAGTCAAAAAAATTCTTTCTTCTCATTGTGATGCAGTTAAGTATTTAGAATTCTTAAAAGACATAAAAGAGTCTGAAAGAATTAGTGATTTTGTAAAGCAAATGAATCCTCAAGAAATGATGGATTATTATTTTATCTCAAAAGATGGTTTTCTTACTAATCTAGGTATATTATGGATAGGTAAAAGAACAGATCGGGCAACTTTACATTATCCGCCATCTGTTCAGTTTATAAAATATGATGAGCAAGAAAATAAGGTATCAAAAAAACTTTGGGACGATCATATGCTCAATCCTAAAGAGCTCATAAATTCAATCTTAAAAGAAATCCCAGACTGGAACGAGTTTGTTGAAGTATCTGATGGTATTTTCAGAAAGAATGTTCATAATTATGAGCCAGAGATTATACGCGAGATTGTAGCAAATGCATTTGCGCATCGCAATTACACTATGAGAGGTGATATTTTCATCAACCTATTCCATGATAGGTTAGAAATACATAGTCCTGGTTTATTACCGTTAGGTGTAACGCCAGAGAATATTTTAACAAAATCTGTGCAGCGCAATTCGTTGCTTGCAAAATTATTCTATGATTTAAGACTCATGGAGAAAGAAGGTAGTGGCTATGATAAAGTATATGAATTATTATTAGGAAGTGGTAAGCAACTTCCAACAGTAATAGAGGCAGATGATAGGGTCACTGTCATTTTGAAAAAGCAAATTGTAAGCAAGGATGTCCTTAAATTGATGGATAAAGCGTCTCAAGATCTTCAATTGAAGCAAAAAGAGGTCATAGCGTTAGGTATTGTAGCACAAAGTCAAGGGATAAGTACTTTGGAATTATCTAAAATATTAAACATTTCTAAGCCTAATGGACTGCAATATTGGATAGGTAGATTAATTGATTTAGATGTAGTATTGACAAAAGGTAAGACTAAAGGAACCTTTTATTATATAAATCCAGATTTTATACGCTATACTGATTTTATCGAGCAAACCAATTTAAAGCGAATTGAGCCACATAGATTACAAGAATTAATTTACGAGGATTTAAAAAATTACCCTGAAAGTTCTATCAGTGACATTAACAAGCGCATAGGAGTAGAGATAAAACCACGTACTCTAAAAGATAAAATTGATGATATGGTTGTTGGTGAACTTGTTAAGAAAGATGGAGAAAAAAGATGGACTATATACTCTATCAACATAAAGGGATGA
- a CDS encoding McrC family protein — MIKNNSISVFEHQRLYVGEHSFKQTHLDALLKLNEYHEGRYFEAIAKGIKFNHYVGVIQVDGLTIEIHPKADKEDDDNKWKGVLLQMLKACGKLKAESAGAAHVKRQHLNLLEVYLEIYLLEIEALVRKGVIKKYRKQTHNTKALKGKLEFAGHIRHNAVHKERFYTTHQIYDSNHLLHQVLYKALSIVDQFTMGTRLSDLTKRVLVNFPKVDYKTMTAKQLNSITLNRKSSSYSDALDIARLIILNYSPDISSGKEKMLSLLFDMNELWETYILKQVQKACNGTHMAVSGQESKSFWGSNSLRPDVVLRQGDKTYIIDTKWKRPQKSSASVGDLRQMYAYCRFWDAEKALLLYPGQANENKFRSYLTDDYSKDTEDNPNPIDHQCKMGFVSVLDEKNELDFTIGENILKLLE; from the coding sequence TTGATTAAAAATAATTCCATATCAGTTTTTGAGCACCAACGTTTATATGTTGGTGAACATAGTTTTAAACAAACTCATTTAGATGCTTTGTTAAAACTTAATGAATACCATGAAGGCCGTTATTTTGAGGCTATTGCCAAAGGGATTAAATTCAATCACTATGTTGGTGTTATACAAGTTGATGGGTTAACGATAGAAATACATCCAAAAGCCGATAAAGAGGATGACGACAACAAATGGAAGGGTGTTCTACTACAAATGCTCAAAGCCTGTGGCAAACTAAAAGCAGAATCGGCTGGAGCGGCTCACGTCAAACGGCAACACCTTAATCTGCTAGAGGTCTATCTTGAAATATATCTGCTAGAAATAGAAGCTTTAGTTAGAAAAGGGGTGATAAAAAAATACAGAAAACAAACCCATAACACAAAGGCTTTAAAAGGTAAACTAGAGTTTGCAGGACATATAAGACATAACGCAGTTCATAAAGAAAGGTTTTATACAACCCATCAAATTTATGACAGTAATCATCTACTACATCAGGTTTTATATAAAGCACTGTCCATCGTAGATCAATTCACTATGGGAACTCGCCTCTCTGATTTGACCAAAAGAGTGCTTGTCAACTTCCCTAAAGTCGATTATAAAACGATGACTGCAAAGCAACTAAATAGTATAACCCTAAATCGGAAATCGAGTAGTTATAGTGATGCCTTAGACATAGCAAGACTTATCATTTTAAACTATTCGCCAGACATTTCCAGTGGAAAAGAGAAAATGCTATCTCTTCTTTTTGATATGAATGAACTGTGGGAAACCTATATTTTAAAGCAAGTTCAAAAAGCGTGTAATGGAACTCATATGGCGGTTTCTGGACAAGAATCTAAATCGTTTTGGGGTAGTAACAGTTTAAGACCAGATGTAGTTTTAAGACAAGGTGATAAAACCTACATTATAGATACCAAATGGAAGCGACCACAAAAAAGTTCTGCTTCAGTAGGAGATTTAAGGCAGATGTATGCGTATTGCCGCTTTTGGGATGCAGAAAAGGCTCTTCTGTTGTATCCTGGTCAAGCCAACGAAAATAAGTTTCGATCGTATCTTACGGACGATTATTCAAAAGATACAGAGGACAATCCTAATCCAATAGACCATCAATGTAAAATGGGTTTTGTTTCCGTTTTAGATGAGAAAAATGAATTGGACTTTACTATTGGGGAAAATATTTTAAAATTATTAGAATAA
- a CDS encoding type I restriction endonuclease subunit R: MTTEATIEQATIDWLTDLGYKHQMGTHLPQNNTEVVLKDQLLQFIQQQYPHIPEEIQTLAVSEFTNNVGADLEHRNRTFHLKLTKGIEFAYDDALGKEKAVHIYPIDFNTPENNSFWAVNQFSIVGKNKRRPDIIIYINGLPLIVFELKNWYDENTNIKEAHNQIEHYQKDIPLVFEYNAITIISDGNEAQHGMFSSGMEWFAPWKSINGRDTVQEDDFQMHTLLFGLFPKDRLLNYIKNFIFHEDHNGSLIKKGAKYHQFFGVNFAVEAAKKSVRPFGDGRIGVIWHTQGSGKSISMAIYTGILRSLPELKNPTIVVQVDRSDLDQQLYDNFVFAKDLVGDVQHAKSTSDLRKLLSAGSGGVIFTTIEKFRLKQTSENTLGELEHPILSDRENIIVMADEAHRTQYGLLDGFASNLRKALPKASFIGFTGTPVDSKEADTQDVFGNVIHTYDIKQAVEDKATVNIFYEPRLAKLHLWNEAIDDEVDAMTGSEEDNSNLKWAAIEDAAGSKDRINKIAKDVLNHFTNRTNTLAGKAMLVCMSRRNCVKMYDALTALDDCPEVAVVMTGNISKDPIEWNPHFRTKEATESIKSRFKKEDDPLKIVIVRDMWLTGFDAPCVHTMYVDKIMKGHNLMQAITRTNRVFKDKQNGVIVDYIGIGDNLKTATHKYTGTGGKGEPTIDIEQALELFFNQVEICKVMLPEHIDYSNWKALRDADKLLLVKQAVNHLVKYDEEANDFMKAEKKLSDLLSIVKSQPSIQDYAVDVLFAQHVSKAVRNAKSVKSTRGEQQKQIKELISQSIDSEDIVDVFAMAGIEKPDISILDETFLLGAKNEKDGNALKIEIIKNILKDEIKLRLHKNIKKYTSLREELEKVIDKYHNNAIDSYATIAELVERAKDLQNDDKRTDELGLSEEELAFYDILAAKKDIVKEEGLMQDIVHGVVKAVKSNLQLDWTKKENAKASIRLAVKKELRGKISITKLNEILTEIMEQAEGQFSDWSA; this comes from the coding sequence ATGACAACAGAAGCAACCATAGAACAAGCCACTATAGATTGGTTAACCGATTTAGGCTATAAACACCAGATGGGCACACACTTACCTCAAAATAATACAGAGGTGGTATTAAAAGACCAGTTGCTTCAGTTTATACAACAGCAGTACCCCCATATCCCAGAGGAGATTCAAACTCTAGCCGTGTCTGAGTTTACAAACAATGTAGGTGCAGATTTAGAACATCGCAATCGTACTTTTCATTTAAAACTCACCAAAGGTATTGAGTTTGCTTACGATGATGCTTTAGGAAAAGAAAAAGCAGTTCATATTTACCCCATAGATTTTAATACTCCAGAAAACAACAGCTTTTGGGCCGTAAATCAGTTTAGTATTGTGGGTAAAAACAAGCGTCGCCCAGATATTATTATCTACATCAACGGTTTACCCTTAATCGTTTTTGAGCTAAAAAATTGGTATGACGAAAACACCAACATAAAAGAAGCACACAACCAAATAGAACATTACCAAAAAGACATTCCGCTAGTATTTGAGTACAACGCCATCACTATTATAAGTGATGGTAACGAAGCCCAGCATGGTATGTTTAGTTCTGGGATGGAATGGTTCGCCCCTTGGAAAAGCATAAATGGAAGAGATACGGTACAGGAAGACGATTTCCAGATGCATACCTTGCTATTTGGCTTATTTCCAAAAGATAGACTACTTAATTATATAAAAAACTTTATTTTTCATGAAGATCATAATGGGTCCCTCATTAAAAAAGGCGCCAAATACCACCAGTTTTTTGGGGTTAATTTTGCCGTAGAAGCAGCGAAAAAATCGGTTCGCCCGTTTGGAGATGGCCGTATTGGTGTGATATGGCATACGCAAGGTTCTGGCAAAAGTATTTCTATGGCCATTTATACTGGCATTTTGCGGAGTCTTCCAGAATTGAAGAATCCCACCATTGTGGTGCAAGTAGACAGAAGTGATCTAGACCAACAGCTGTATGATAATTTTGTATTTGCCAAAGATTTGGTTGGCGATGTACAACATGCTAAATCTACTTCAGATTTACGCAAGCTCTTATCTGCTGGTTCAGGAGGCGTTATTTTTACAACCATAGAGAAGTTTAGACTTAAGCAAACATCAGAAAACACTTTAGGAGAATTGGAACATCCCATTTTGTCGGATCGAGAAAATATTATCGTTATGGCAGACGAGGCGCACAGGACGCAATATGGTTTGCTAGATGGCTTTGCTTCTAATTTGCGCAAAGCGTTACCCAAGGCCTCCTTTATAGGTTTTACAGGCACACCCGTAGATAGTAAAGAGGCAGATACCCAAGACGTTTTTGGAAATGTGATACATACTTATGATATAAAGCAAGCCGTGGAAGACAAAGCCACGGTAAATATTTTTTACGAACCCCGGTTGGCAAAATTGCATTTATGGAACGAAGCCATAGACGATGAAGTTGATGCCATGACCGGAAGTGAGGAAGACAATAGCAACCTAAAATGGGCAGCGATTGAAGATGCCGCAGGAAGTAAAGACCGCATTAATAAAATAGCAAAAGACGTTTTAAATCACTTTACAAACCGAACCAATACCTTAGCTGGAAAAGCAATGCTTGTGTGTATGAGCAGGCGTAATTGCGTAAAAATGTATGATGCGTTAACGGCTTTGGACGATTGTCCAGAAGTGGCGGTGGTCATGACAGGAAATATCTCCAAAGACCCTATAGAATGGAATCCTCATTTTAGAACAAAAGAGGCCACCGAATCTATAAAGAGCAGATTCAAAAAAGAAGACGATCCTTTAAAAATAGTCATCGTTAGAGACATGTGGTTAACGGGTTTTGATGCGCCTTGTGTGCATACTATGTATGTAGATAAAATAATGAAAGGCCATAATTTAATGCAAGCCATTACCAGAACCAACCGCGTATTTAAGGATAAGCAGAACGGTGTAATTGTCGATTACATTGGCATTGGAGATAATTTAAAAACAGCAACCCATAAGTACACGGGTACCGGAGGAAAAGGAGAACCAACCATAGATATTGAGCAAGCCTTAGAGCTGTTTTTCAATCAAGTTGAAATCTGTAAAGTCATGTTGCCAGAACATATAGATTATAGCAATTGGAAAGCCTTACGTGATGCCGACAAACTATTGTTGGTAAAACAAGCGGTAAATCATCTCGTAAAATATGATGAAGAGGCTAACGACTTTATGAAAGCTGAAAAAAAGCTATCCGATTTATTGTCTATTGTTAAGAGTCAACCCTCAATTCAAGACTACGCAGTAGATGTGCTTTTTGCACAGCATGTGTCCAAAGCCGTTAGGAATGCAAAATCTGTAAAATCTACTAGAGGAGAACAGCAGAAGCAAATCAAAGAATTGATTAGCCAAAGTATAGATTCTGAAGACATCGTTGATGTATTTGCTATGGCAGGTATAGAGAAGCCAGATATTTCCATCTTAGATGAAACCTTTTTGCTTGGCGCAAAAAATGAAAAGGATGGCAATGCCTTAAAGATTGAAATTATCAAGAATATATTGAAGGATGAAATCAAACTAAGGCTACACAAAAACATCAAAAAATACACTTCTCTAAGAGAAGAACTTGAGAAAGTGATTGACAAATACCATAACAATGCTATTGATAGCTATGCAACTATAGCTGAATTGGTAGAACGCGCAAAAGATTTACAGAACGATGATAAACGAACTGATGAACTTGGTTTAAGTGAAGAGGAATTAGCCTTTTATGATATCCTAGCGGCTAAAAAAGATATTGTAAAAGAAGAAGGGCTAATGCAAGATATTGTTCACGGTGTCGTGAAAGCAGTAAAGTCTAATCTACAATTGGACTGGACCAAAAAAGAAAATGCAAAAGCTTCTATTCGTCTAGCCGTCAAAAAAGAATTGCGCGGCAAAATATCCATAACTAAGCTCAACGAAATACTCACCGAAATCATGGAGCAAGCCGAAGGGCAGTTTAGTGATTGGAGTGCGTGA
- a CDS encoding reverse transcriptase domain-containing protein, whose protein sequence is MKKKEEHPWIKLKKYPHIGFPSENKDISKLESYIMDEDKIAKHSFLPFLHRSIFQRKFRPRKDNLRNKKSKKRRRGKLKPKAREIYFASHFDAQIYSYYSYLLSKKYNALLETKTFDKAVVAYRKIEMEGKKGKHKCNVDFAHETFQFIKDNQDKELTVIVADVTKFFDSLDHKILKQKWSQVWDGSTTLPKDHFRVYKSLINMRYVNESLLFRNYKDQIWVKTREENDPKSFDRLQKPIKQKRFLKDNNAIAYCEKTEFLKNSLDLITKSKATKGIPQGTALSATLANIYMLDFDQEVQDFIDSDSVKGFYQRYSDDLIIVVPRDQQEEAIRHLRSLVDDKVNLEIHPDKTKVYHFQNEDEKFIGFEVDEHTGERKNKTLEYLGFDYDGQRVLIKTAGYSKFNRSMKRSFKRATSLAIHAKTTDDKLHKSSLFKRFTYKGSKRRMVLNGKTKTYRYDWGNYLSYVEKANASFKEFNNSDVIKKQSRKSWNRFNKLMKSAEAQIEDSKKN, encoded by the coding sequence ATGAAGAAAAAAGAAGAACATCCTTGGATAAAACTTAAAAAATATCCGCATATAGGTTTTCCTTCAGAGAATAAAGACATCTCTAAATTGGAGAGCTATATTATGGATGAAGATAAAATCGCTAAACATAGTTTTCTTCCTTTTTTACATCGCAGTATTTTCCAAAGAAAATTTAGACCTAGAAAAGACAATCTTAGGAATAAGAAGAGTAAGAAACGTAGAAGGGGAAAATTAAAGCCCAAAGCCCGTGAGATATACTTTGCCAGTCATTTTGATGCTCAAATCTATTCTTATTATAGCTATTTACTTTCTAAAAAATACAATGCACTTCTTGAAACCAAGACCTTTGATAAGGCTGTTGTAGCCTACCGAAAAATTGAGATGGAAGGAAAAAAGGGTAAGCATAAATGTAATGTAGATTTTGCTCATGAAACTTTCCAATTCATAAAGGATAATCAAGATAAAGAGCTTACCGTCATTGTAGCCGATGTCACAAAATTCTTTGATAGTCTAGATCATAAAATCCTAAAACAAAAATGGTCACAAGTTTGGGACGGTTCGACCACGCTTCCAAAAGACCACTTTAGGGTTTACAAGTCTCTAATAAATATGAGGTATGTAAATGAGAGTTTATTGTTTAGAAATTATAAAGACCAAATATGGGTTAAAACACGTGAGGAGAATGATCCAAAATCTTTTGATAGGTTACAAAAACCCATAAAGCAGAAACGTTTTTTAAAAGACAATAATGCTATAGCCTACTGTGAAAAAACAGAGTTTTTAAAGAATAGTTTAGATCTTATTACAAAATCGAAAGCAACAAAAGGGATACCTCAAGGAACAGCACTCAGCGCTACGTTGGCTAATATTTATATGTTAGATTTTGATCAAGAAGTTCAAGACTTCATAGATAGCGACTCTGTAAAAGGGTTTTATCAAAGATATAGTGATGATTTAATTATAGTTGTACCAAGAGATCAACAAGAGGAGGCGATAAGGCACTTACGTTCATTGGTGGATGACAAAGTAAATCTAGAAATCCATCCAGATAAAACTAAGGTCTATCATTTTCAAAATGAAGATGAGAAATTTATAGGTTTTGAAGTTGATGAACATACAGGTGAGAGAAAAAATAAAACTTTAGAATATTTAGGTTTCGATTATGATGGACAGCGTGTATTGATTAAAACTGCTGGATATTCTAAGTTTAATCGTTCTATGAAACGATCTTTTAAAAGAGCAACTTCACTGGCAATTCATGCTAAAACTACAGATGATAAGCTTCATAAAAGTTCATTATTCAAACGCTTTACATATAAAGGGTCCAAAAGAAGAATGGTGCTCAACGGTAAAACAAAAACCTATAGGTATGATTGGGGCAATTACCTCAGTTATGTAGAGAAGGCAAACGCGTCTTTCAAAGAGTTTAATAATAGTGATGTCATCAAAAAACAATCTAGAAAAAGCTGGAATCGTTTTAATAAGTTAATGAAAAGTGCAGAAGCTCAAATAGAAGACAGTAAAAAAAATTAA
- a CDS encoding Crp/Fnr family transcriptional regulator, with the protein MDSFFLKFDFQSHLLFESLTLVEKELVRSFMEDMTIKKGNALFYEDGIPTGIFHIVSGRAKKFKKGFSNHLQIFYIYTPGDFLGYHALLGEERYQDSCEALDDVELKFISKDNFLKLLQDLPSLKDAFIKNMSHEFGVLANTIAVLAQKDQNTRLAIFLLVFEHRFKAMIPNYKGIDLSREDLANCIGTSRESLGRSLKQFKDDGLISIKKRCIFIINKSAFYKLLHLESVD; encoded by the coding sequence ATGGACAGTTTCTTTTTAAAATTTGATTTCCAAAGCCATCTCTTATTTGAGAGCCTTACTCTAGTAGAGAAAGAATTGGTTCGTAGCTTTATGGAAGATATGACGATAAAGAAAGGGAATGCTCTTTTTTATGAAGACGGTATTCCTACTGGTATTTTTCACATCGTGAGTGGAAGAGCAAAGAAATTTAAAAAAGGATTTAGCAATCACCTACAGATATTTTATATCTATACACCGGGTGATTTTTTAGGGTATCACGCCCTGTTGGGTGAGGAGCGTTATCAGGACTCCTGTGAGGCCCTGGATGATGTGGAGTTGAAATTTATTTCAAAAGATAATTTCCTAAAATTACTTCAGGATCTTCCCTCTTTAAAAGATGCTTTTATTAAAAATATGAGTCACGAGTTTGGTGTATTAGCCAATACAATTGCTGTTTTGGCTCAAAAGGATCAAAATACGCGGTTGGCTATTTTTTTATTGGTATTTGAACATCGCTTTAAAGCGATGATTCCCAATTATAAAGGTATTGACCTGAGTCGAGAAGATCTGGCTAATTGTATTGGAACATCTCGAGAAAGTCTAGGGAGAAGCCTAAAACAGTTTAAAGATGATGGTCTGATTTCCATTAAGAAACGCTGTATATTTATTATAAATAAATCTGCGTTTTACAAATTACTCCACTTAGAGTCGGTAGACTGA
- a CDS encoding McrB family protein, with the protein MHFHQKIHDNLLNYRKKYNSNFNFLVRQISNPGDKKYPGGKIANGFVFQGLEKNCFVGLVDKDGGNNSTRSVGLVFKPSDQTFKFSLVIVFQKETNKNLIEFYETLASKFEAIEWDNKRTKAVLNIGAFPKDDPSKLYKWLDENYPTIRNLALETKIKKIIPNNERFQKLQNNLEKKFKEASIPSNSSHKTENMQDSLFTENNESKVEGSLNKILYGPPGTGKTYALKQQYFPLYTTKETSITEENNFEIVIKQLSWWEVIAVALIQLGTSKVNDIYNHKWVQKKIELSNSKTVKPTLWGQLQSHTVESCEYVKVKSKQQPLIFNKTENSTWEVITEEIENQIPELYDLIEKVNNFKPDANKVIERFKFVTFHQSFSYEDFIEGIKPIMPENGEVAEDLGYKIEDGVFKEICKDAAIDPHNRYAIFIDEINRGNVSAIFGELITLIETDKRKGAANEMRITLPYSKNIFSVPLNLDIYGTMNTADRSVEALDTALRRRFEFKEMMPDLEVIENEEVDGILLTDVLKTINERIELLIDRDHTIGHSYFVDVDTAQRLADAFNNKIVPLLQEYFYGDYGKIGLVLGKGFVERIKNDTIEFASFDYENANDFKTTTFVLKQVDSHSVIEAVKLLLGTVEIKQEE; encoded by the coding sequence ATGCACTTTCATCAAAAAATACACGACAATTTATTGAATTATAGAAAAAAATATAATTCTAATTTTAATTTTTTAGTCAGACAAATATCAAATCCTGGTGATAAAAAATATCCCGGAGGTAAAATTGCAAATGGTTTTGTTTTTCAAGGATTAGAAAAAAATTGTTTTGTAGGATTAGTAGATAAAGATGGGGGAAATAACTCCACAAGAAGTGTTGGCTTAGTTTTTAAACCCTCTGACCAAACCTTTAAATTTTCTCTAGTTATTGTCTTCCAAAAAGAAACTAACAAAAACCTAATTGAGTTTTATGAGACATTAGCATCAAAATTTGAAGCTATTGAATGGGATAATAAGAGAACTAAAGCTGTATTAAATATTGGTGCGTTTCCTAAAGACGATCCAAGCAAGCTATATAAATGGTTGGATGAAAATTATCCAACCATTAGGAATTTGGCATTGGAAACTAAAATTAAAAAAATAATACCAAATAATGAGCGTTTTCAAAAACTACAAAACAATTTAGAAAAGAAGTTTAAAGAAGCCTCAATACCAAGTAATTCTTCTCACAAAACAGAAAATATGCAGGATAGTTTATTCACTGAAAATAACGAATCAAAGGTTGAAGGAAGCCTGAACAAAATCCTTTACGGACCTCCAGGAACAGGCAAAACCTATGCTTTAAAACAGCAGTATTTCCCATTATATACTACAAAAGAAACCTCGATTACTGAAGAAAATAATTTTGAAATCGTCATAAAGCAGCTCTCGTGGTGGGAAGTTATAGCCGTTGCATTAATTCAATTGGGCACCTCTAAAGTAAATGATATTTATAACCACAAATGGGTTCAGAAAAAGATAGAGCTATCAAATTCAAAAACTGTAAAACCAACACTTTGGGGCCAATTACAAAGTCATACAGTTGAGTCCTGCGAATATGTTAAAGTTAAATCTAAACAGCAGCCCCTAATTTTCAATAAAACTGAAAACTCAACTTGGGAGGTTATTACTGAAGAAATTGAAAATCAAATTCCAGAGTTATACGACCTTATTGAAAAGGTTAATAATTTTAAACCTGATGCAAATAAAGTTATTGAACGTTTCAAATTTGTCACTTTTCATCAGTCGTTTAGCTATGAAGATTTTATTGAAGGTATAAAACCTATCATGCCAGAAAATGGAGAAGTAGCAGAAGATTTAGGTTATAAAATTGAAGATGGTGTTTTTAAAGAAATTTGTAAAGATGCAGCAATCGATCCACATAACCGTTATGCTATTTTTATTGATGAAATAAATAGAGGTAATGTCTCCGCCATTTTTGGAGAACTTATTACACTTATCGAAACAGATAAACGGAAAGGGGCTGCAAATGAAATGCGCATCACCTTACCTTATTCAAAAAATATATTTAGTGTACCTCTTAATTTGGATATTTATGGAACAATGAATACCGCAGACCGCTCTGTAGAAGCTTTAGATACAGCCTTAAGGCGTCGCTTTGAGTTTAAAGAAATGATGCCAGACTTAGAGGTGATAGAAAATGAAGAAGTTGATGGAATACTGCTTACGGACGTCTTGAAAACGATTAATGAGCGCATAGAGTTACTTATAGATCGTGACCATACCATTGGGCATTCATATTTTGTAGATGTCGATACAGCACAAAGATTGGCTGATGCTTTTAATAACAAGATAGTGCCTTTACTACAAGAATATTTCTATGGCGATTATGGTAAAATAGGCTTAGTTTTAGGTAAAGGTTTTGTAGAAAGGATAAAAAATGATACCATAGAATTTGCAAGTTTTGATTATGAAAATGCAAACGATTTTAAAACAACAACCTTCGTTTTAAAACAAGTTGATAGTCATTCTGTTATAGAAGCGGTAAAACTTTTATTAGGTACTGTTGAAATCAAACAAGAAGAATAG
- a CDS encoding HTH domain-containing protein, which produces MYLYTPGALPTFKEGDVFEIIIPIEGEITENTATKTPEKGSEKSSEKISEKISEKILRLLKDDKNRSAKNLSEIIGISDRAIEKQLAKLQNQGRLNRVGPDKGGYWEVIDEF; this is translated from the coding sequence ATATACCTCTATACACCTGGAGCTTTACCTACGTTTAAAGAAGGCGATGTATTTGAAATTATAATTCCTATAGAAGGAGAAATAACAGAAAATACGGCTACAAAAACACCAGAGAAAGGTTCGGAGAAAAGTTCGGAGAAAATTTCGGAGAAAATTTCGGAGAAAATTTTGAGATTGTTAAAGGATGATAAAAATAGGAGTGCTAAAAACCTGTCTGAAATTATAGGTATATCAGATAGGGCAATAGAAAAGCAATTGGCAAAATTGCAAAATCAAGGTAGGTTAAATAGAGTAGGTCCAGATAAAGGAGGTTATTGGGAAGTCATTGATGAATTTTAA